Proteins found in one Bremerella volcania genomic segment:
- a CDS encoding helix-turn-helix domain-containing protein, which yields MTRFGGNAHRMVRAIESILANFDQPIRIEDLAKELSMSVSGFHVHFKTVTAMTPIQFQKQLRLQEARRLMLDDGLDAAQAGFQVGYEDASHFSREYKRHFGKPPMRDVEQLRATAILDRA from the coding sequence TTGACCCGTTTCGGTGGAAATGCCCATCGCATGGTGCGAGCCATCGAATCGATCCTGGCCAACTTCGACCAGCCGATCCGCATTGAAGACCTCGCCAAAGAGTTGAGCATGAGCGTCTCCGGTTTTCATGTGCATTTCAAAACGGTCACTGCGATGACCCCCATCCAGTTCCAGAAGCAACTTCGCCTGCAGGAAGCACGACGACTGATGCTCGACGACGGCCTCGATGCCGCGCAAGCCGGCTTCCAGGTCGGCTACGAAGACGCCTCGCACTTCAGCCGGGAATACAAACGGCACTTCGGCAAGCCACCGATGCGCGATGTGGAACAGCTGCGAGCAACCGCCATATTGGATCGCGCCTAG
- a CDS encoding sialate O-acetylesterase has product MTRHLFFTLLSLLLFASTSLIQAAEPSNLVRPDDQPADMSKPVKVYILMGQSNMLEMGKVAGDQEGTLEHAVKSKGLYPYLVDDAGNWTQRKDVRNVAVMGSGGPDKWQVRKNDWLKVAGGKIGVEIGIGQHMGQFHDEPVLILKSAIGNRSLGWDLLPPGSPSYEFTDPKDGKTYVYAGYGQSPLRWEKGTEPEPIGWKAGLQYDGDVARAKQVLSELDKYYPGAKGYEIAGFFWWQGDKDRYNAGHSQKYEQNLVNLIKQLRKEFDAPHAKFVCATLGQTNKDDASGTEKDIIEAQLAISDPSKHSEFKGETATVYTHPLSKGGASNGHYGGNAETYMNVGQAMGAAMVQLMKNQ; this is encoded by the coding sequence ATGACACGACATCTTTTCTTCACGCTTCTCTCGCTTCTTCTGTTCGCTTCGACTTCGCTGATCCAAGCTGCCGAGCCTTCAAATCTCGTCCGACCTGACGATCAGCCTGCCGATATGAGTAAGCCCGTGAAGGTCTACATCCTGATGGGGCAATCGAATATGCTCGAAATGGGCAAGGTCGCCGGGGACCAGGAAGGTACGCTCGAGCACGCGGTGAAGAGTAAGGGACTCTATCCCTACCTGGTCGATGACGCCGGCAATTGGACACAGCGTAAAGACGTTCGCAACGTGGCGGTGATGGGGAGCGGCGGCCCTGACAAATGGCAAGTGAGAAAGAACGATTGGCTGAAGGTCGCCGGAGGAAAGATCGGCGTTGAAATCGGCATCGGTCAGCATATGGGTCAATTCCACGACGAGCCTGTGCTGATCCTCAAGAGCGCGATCGGAAATCGCTCCCTCGGCTGGGACCTTCTTCCGCCTGGCTCACCCTCGTACGAGTTTACCGACCCCAAAGACGGCAAGACGTATGTCTATGCCGGTTACGGGCAGTCTCCACTTCGTTGGGAGAAAGGGACCGAGCCTGAGCCGATCGGCTGGAAGGCTGGCCTCCAATACGACGGCGACGTCGCGCGTGCCAAACAAGTCTTGAGCGAACTCGACAAGTACTATCCCGGTGCCAAGGGTTACGAGATCGCCGGCTTCTTTTGGTGGCAGGGGGACAAGGATCGCTACAACGCCGGCCATTCGCAGAAGTACGAACAGAACCTGGTCAACCTGATCAAGCAGCTTCGCAAAGAGTTCGACGCGCCGCATGCCAAGTTTGTGTGCGCTACCCTGGGACAAACCAACAAGGACGATGCTTCAGGCACCGAGAAGGACATCATCGAAGCCCAGCTGGCCATCAGTGATCCCAGCAAACACTCCGAGTTCAAAGGGGAAACTGCGACTGTTTACACCCATCCACTATCGAAAGGAGGGGCTTCCAACGGCCACTATGGAGGCAACGCCGAGACCTACATGAACGTAGGCCAGGCGATGGGAGCGGCCATGGTTCAGTTGATGAAGAACCAATAG